The Primulina eburnea isolate SZY01 chromosome 13, ASM2296580v1, whole genome shotgun sequence genome includes a region encoding these proteins:
- the LOC140808775 gene encoding auxin response factor 4-like — protein MEFDLNHALSEIEKNTCEENGGKCDIGGFGGCLQRCLSASTSSCSSNAASDSSFPSSESPKSSLYAELWHACAGPVTNLPDKGSVVVYFAQGHMEQATSALPFPPLELPTFDLPPQIFCRVADVQLLANKENDEVYTQLTLLPLQELVGLKLEGKEKENAGVEGDENGALPLKLTSHMFCKTLTASDTSTHGGFSVPRRAAEDCFPPLDYKEQRPSQELKAKDLQGVEWKFRHIYRGQPRRHLLTTGWSIFVSQKNLVSGDAILFLRGEDGDLRLGIRRAARPRNGLPDSIIKNQNSYPNVLSSVANALSSNITFHVFYTPRASRADFVVPHEKYAKCTRGQIPIGMRFKMKFDLDDSPERRFSGVVTGISDMDPYRWPNSKWRSLTVRWDDDIVSNHQERVSPWDIEFPGNFAPLSIQSSPKIKKLRSSLLATPVGSPIVDGGARFDFGESIRSSKVLQGQENVTLASPVYKSDRINHQLDFETHPAATNLISNKMKKINYNEFVRNRAPSSFSGFLQSSWSPEVLQGQEICTLRSLAGKNDTNLGAWSKPELGGNIFDAHQNPRPCFYPLASEGSRRMLFPQKGVYRARQGPLTLSNFSNIQTGDLSLDSTSVLSGTSKDIGNVPLLSNEQRAVDVISAPPTTIRHLKKVNDENKLKDKVPECKLFGFSLADDHISSNSQGPSKRSCTKVHKQGSLVGRAIDLSRLQGYDNLLTELERLFSMEGLLRDPDNGWRILYTDSENDMMVVGDDPWHEFIEVVSKIHIYTREEVEKLSIGINSDDTQSCLEEAPPMTDASGGQLDSSATLVGM, from the exons ATGGAGTTTGATTTGAACCATGCTTTGAGTGAGATAGAGAAGAATACATGTGAAGAAAATGGAGGGAAATGTGATATTGGAGGGTTTGGTGGTTGTCTTCAACGCTGTTTATCCGCTTCAACTTCATCTTGTTCTTCAAATGCTGCATCAGATTCCAGCTTCCCAAGTTCAGAATCTCCTAAATCATCACTGTACGCAGAGTTGTGGCATGCCTGCGCAGGCCCAGTCACCAATTTGCCTGATAAAGGGAGTGTGGTGGTGTATTTTGCTCAAGGGCATATGGAACAGGCTACTTCTGCCTTGCCTTTTCCGCCATTGGAGCTGCCCACTTTTGATCTCCCTCCGCAGATCTTTTGCAGGGTTGCGGATGTTCAGCTACTT GCTAACAAAGAAAATGACGAGGTCTACACTCAGCTGACCCTACTTCCTCTACAAGAG CTGGTCGGCCTAAAGTTGGAAGGAAAGGAGAAAGAAAACGCAGGAGTTGAAGGGGATGAGAATGGAGCTTTACCCTTAAAGTTGACGTCCCACATGTTCTGCAAAACTCTTACTGCTTCCGATACTAGTACGCACGGAGGGTTTTCGGTTCCTCGTAGAGCTGCTGAAGATTGCTTTCCCCCTCTG GATTATAAAGAGCAAAGGCCCTCTCAAGAACTCAAAGCCAAAGATCTTCAAGGAGTGGAATGGAAGTTCAGACACATTTACAGAG GCCAGCCAAGGCGGCATTTGCTTACAACAGGGTGGAGTATTTTTGTCAGCCAAAAGAATCTTGTATCGGGAGATGCAATATTGTTTCTGAG GGGAGAAGATGGAGACCTGAGATTGGGGATTAGAAGAGCCGCTCGACCAAGAAACGGCCTTCCTGATTCCATCATTAAAAATCAGAATTCTTATCCCAATGTCCTTTCATCAGTAGCCAATGCATTATCAAGCAATATCACATTTCATGTTTTCTATACTCCTAG GGCAAGCCGTGCTGACTTTGTCGTTCCCCATGAAAAATACGCCAAGTGTACCAGAGGCCAGATACCTATTGGAATgagattcaaaatgaaatttGACTTGGATGATTCTCCAGAAAGAAG GTTCAGTGGAGTTGTCACTGGAATCAGCGACATGGATCCTTACAGATGGCCAAACTCAAAATGGAGAAGCTTGACG GTTCGTTGGGATGACGATATTGTGAGTAATCACCAAGAACGAGTTTCTCCATGGGACATTGAATTCCCAGGTAATTTTGCGCCTCTGAGCATCCAATCCTCCCCAAAAATCAAGAAACTGAGGTCAAGCCTACTGGCTACCCCAGTTGGGAGCCCGATAGTTG ATGGGGGTGCTCGTTTTGACTTTGGGGAGTCTATAAGATCCTCTAAGGTCTTGCAAGGTCAAGAAAATGTAACTTTAGCGTCACCCGTTTATAAAAGTGACAGGATTAACCACCAGCTCGATTTTGAAACTCATCCTGCGGCAACAAATCTTATATCAAACAagatgaaaaaaattaattacaaCGAGTTTGTCAGAAATCGGGCTCCTTCCTCTTTCTCGGGCTTTCTGCAATCCAGTTGGTCACCTGAGGTTTTGCAAGGTCAAGAAATTTGTACACTGAGATCTCTAGCTGGTAAAAATGATACAAATCTCGGTGCTTGGTCCAAGCCTGAACTGGGTGGCAATATTTTCGACGCTCATCAAAATCCTCGACCTTGTTTTTATCCTCTAGCTTCCGAAGGTTCTAGACGCATGCTGTTTCCGCAAAAGGGCGTCTACAGAGCCAGACAAGGCCCTCTTACGCTTTCCAATTTTTCCAATATTCAGACCGGAGATCTCTCATTAGACTCGACCTCCGTTTTAAGTGGAACTTCAAAAGACATAGGAAATGTGCCACTTCTCTCAAATGAGCAGAGGGCGGTGGATGTTATATCAGCACCCCCCACTACAATAAGGCACCTCAAAAAAGTGaatgatgaaaataaattgaaggATAAGGTCCCAGAATGTAAACTTTTCGGGTTTTCACTGGCGGACGATCACATTTCATCTAATTCCCAAGGACCAAGTAAGAGGAGCTGCACAAAG gtTCACAAGCAAGGTAGCTTGGTGGGGAGAGCCATCGATCTCTCAAGACTACAAGGTTATGATAACCTGTTGACAGAACTTGAAAGATTGTTTAGCATGGAAGGACTCTTGCGTGATCCCGATAACGGGTGGCGTATTTTGTATACAGACAGCGAGAATGATATGATGGTTGTTGGTGATGATCCATGGCA TGAATTTATTGAAGTTGTTTCAAAGATCCACATATACACACGAGAGGAAGTGGAGAAACTGAGCATTGGAATAAACAGTGATGACACTCAAAGCTGTTTGGAAGAAGCACCACCCATGACAGATGCATCTGGAGGCCAGTTGGATTCTTCCGCAACTCTTGTTGGGATGTGA